A DNA window from Patagioenas fasciata isolate bPatFas1 chromosome 1, bPatFas1.hap1, whole genome shotgun sequence contains the following coding sequences:
- the LOC136111397 gene encoding olfactory receptor 52I1-like yields MASDPFSHPNSSSSSFILVGVPSLEAFPTCLGILFCSSYIIALVGNGLVLLVIGLDNSLREPVHWFLGMLAVTDLVMVTSVVPKMLSVFWLNSKEIGYVACFVQMFLVHSTTAEESGVLLAMAIDRYIAICHPLRYQAILTRQTVAQIGLAIVVRALLFMVPLAGMMTDLPYCRSHVVPHSYCEHMAVAKLACVDPRPNRLYSVAGSSLIVGMDMAFIAVSYGMILKTVLGKKSCWKALRTCGCHVCTMLLYYVPGIVSIYAQQFSSGVPVHAQVLLADLYLILPAVLNPVVYSIRTKQICQAVLKMLFSRKNRAWNHSQCFFQVYA; encoded by the coding sequence ATGGCTTCTGATCCCTTTAGCCAccccaacagcagctcctcctctTTCATCCTTGTGGGTGTCCCCAGCCTGGAAGCTTTCCCCACCTGCCTGGGCATCCTCTTCTGCTCAAGCTACATCATCGCCTTGGTAGGAAATGGTCTAGTTTTGCTGGTCATCGGGCTGGACAACTCCCTGCGTGAGCCCGTCCATTGGTTCCTTGGCATGCTGGCGGTCACTGATCTGGTGATGGTGACATCTGTCGTCCCCAAGATGCTAAGTGTGTTCTGGCTGAACTCTAAGGAGATTGGCTACGTGGCCTGCTTTGTTCAGATGTTCCTTGTTCACTCCACAACAGCAGAGGAGTCGGGAGTGCTCCTGGCCATGGCCATTGACCGCTACATCGCAATTTGTCACCCCCTCAGGTACCAAGCTATCTTGACTCGCCAAACAGTTGCCCAAATTGGCCTGGCCATTGTGGTGAGAGCTCTCCTTTTCATGGTCCCCTTGGCAGGGATGATGACAGACCTCCCCTATTGCCGCTCCCACGTGGTTCCCCACTCGTACTGTGAGCACATGGCGGTGGCCAAGCTGGCGTGCGTGGACCCCAGACCCAACAGGCTGTACAGCGTGGCTGGGTCCTCTCTTATCGTGGGGATGGACATGGCTTTCATCGCTGTGTCCTATGGGATGATCCTCAAAACCGTCCTGGGGAAGAAGTCATGCTGGAAGGCCCTGAGGACCTGCGGGTGTCACGTCTGCACGATGCTGCTGTACTACGTCCCTGGGATAGTCTCCATCTACGCGCAGCAGTTCAGCAGCGGCGTCCCTGTGCACGCACAGGTTCTGCTGGCGGACCTCTACCTGATCCTCCCCGCTGTGCTCAACCCCGTTGTTTACAGCATAAGGACCAAGCAGATCTGTCAGGCAGTGCTCAAAATGCTGTTTTCCAGGAAGAATCGTGCCTGGAACCACAGTCAATGTTTTTTCCAGGTGTACGCATAA
- the LOC136111330 gene encoding olfactory receptor 52K2-like, whose translation MSTSNQSNTNSLPFVLTGIPGLEALHVWISIPFCFTYIMTLLGNSMVLLTVRLDKSLHEPMYHFISMLAVIDLIFSTAVVPKMLAVFWLGSREIGFEACFIQMFFIHTFTAVESGVLLAMSFDRYTAICNPLRYTTILTSSRTVQIGLLSLARGVGVMIPLMCLLTGLPYCKTRVIPHSYCEHMAVVELACADPSVSDLYSLTVATLLVGTDSVFITFSYGMILRSVIRLPSQEARLKTLRTCGSHISIILVFYIGGLLSMYLQMFPFGLAPHIQVLVADFYLTVPPVLNPLIYGIKMKPIQEGILKLPRIDVKLSSMNYVPEMPISIQSLEREPGLGVYC comes from the exons ATGTCAACCTCCAACCAATCCAACACCAACTCTTTGCCTTTTGTCCTGACGGGAATCCCTGGCCTGGAAGCTCTCCATGTGTGGATTTCCATCCCATTCTGCTTCACATACATCATGACCTTGCTAGGAAATAGCATGGTCCTTCTCACTGTGAGGCTGGACAAAAGCCTCCACGAGCCTATGTACCATTTCATTTCCATGTTGGCTGTCATTGACCTCATCTTCTCAACTGCTGTGGTTCCCAAAATGCTGGCTGTATTCTGGTTGGGTTCAAGAGAGATTGGGTTTGAGGCCTGCTTCATCCAGATGTTCTTCATCCACACGTTCACCGCAGTGGAGTCAGGGGTGCTCCTGGCAATGTCCTTTGACCGCTACACAGCCATCTGCAACCCCCTGAGGTACACCACCATCCTCACAAGCTCGAGGACCGTCCAGATAGGACTGCTGTCGCTGGCCAGGGGTGTTGGTGTCATGATACCTTTAATGTGTCTCCTCACTGGCTTACCCTACTGCAAAACCAGAGTCATCCCTCATTCCTACTGTGAGCACATGGCCGTGGTGGAGCTGGCCTGTGCCGACCCATCTGTCAGCGATCTCTACAGCCTCACCGTGGCAACGCTCTTGGtggggacagactctgtcttcaTCACCTTCTCCTATGGTATGATCCTCCGGTCTGTGATACGGCTGCCATCCCAGGAGGCTCGTCTGAAGACCCTCAGGACCTGCGGGTCCCACATTTCCATCATCCTGGTGTTTTACATAGGTGGCCTGCTCTCCATGTACCTCCAGATGTTCCCGTTTGGCTTGGCACCTCACATCCAAGTCCTGGTGGCTGATTTCTATTTGACGGTCCCTCCCGTGCTCAACCCCCTCATTTACGGCATAAAGATGAAGCCGATCCAGGAAGGGATCTTGAAACT CCCTAGAATAGATGTGAAGTTAAGTTCAATGAATTATGTACCCGAAATGCCCATCTCCATCCAGTCACTTGAAAGGGAACCTGGACTAGGTGTCTACTGCTGA